A portion of the Clostridiales bacterium genome contains these proteins:
- a CDS encoding sugar phosphate isomerase/epimerase: MNINLAVQLYSVRDEANRDFVGTLEKVAKIGYKGVEFAGYGGLTASQMKKHLDRLGLRVAGSHVGIDDLFNNLDDVIKYNIEIGNKYIVCPYASFKSKQDIIDLAQKLNRIGKKCKENGLQLCYHNHNHEFNVYDGETGLDIIYKETDPDLVKAEFDVYWIKYAGVDPVSYIHKHKDVCELIHLKDMAKEDKFYTEIGNGIIDFGPIIKESLNNGAKWFVVEQDECRRPPLESIKISYDNIKKMHDLK; encoded by the coding sequence ATGAATATCAACTTAGCAGTGCAGCTCTATTCGGTTAGAGATGAGGCTAACCGTGACTTTGTAGGTACCCTTGAAAAGGTAGCAAAGATAGGGTATAAGGGCGTTGAGTTTGCAGGCTACGGTGGCCTTACGGCATCCCAGATGAAAAAACATCTGGACAGGCTTGGGCTTAGGGTGGCAGGAAGCCATGTGGGAATAGACGATCTTTTCAATAATCTTGACGATGTAATAAAATACAATATTGAAATAGGGAATAAATATATCGTATGTCCCTATGCTTCATTTAAAAGCAAGCAGGATATTATAGATCTTGCACAAAAGCTTAACAGGATAGGGAAAAAGTGCAAAGAAAACGGCCTTCAGTTATGCTATCATAATCATAACCACGAATTTAATGTTTATGACGGGGAAACAGGCCTGGATATAATATATAAAGAAACCGATCCTGATCTTGTGAAGGCTGAATTTGATGTTTACTGGATAAAATATGCCGGCGTCGATCCTGTTTCTTACATTCATAAACATAAGGATGTATGTGAACTTATACATCTTAAGGATATGGCAAAAGAAGACAAGTTTTATACCGAGATTGGCAATGGGATAATAGACTTCGGCCCGATAATCAAGGAATCTTTAAATAACGGGGCAAAGTGGTTTGTCGTAGAGCAGGATGAATGCAGGAGGCCACCTCTTGAGAGCATCAAAATAAGCTATGACAATATTAAAAAAATGCATGATTTGAAATAA
- a CDS encoding SLC45 family MFS transporter: MHKIKYSKTFLLGFGFFAISILWSVYNAFMPKILSNFISSATIIGFIMTIDNYFAMFIQPSVGIMSDKINTRYGKRMPFIMVGMPISIILVILLANYSSFIMLITCLVLMNLSMSIYRSPVIALMPDITYKENRSKANSIINFMGGIGAVIAYYAGSKLWNINQKYPFYLAALLMLISFIVLLKYINEKRDVIEYEKNENRGSFIRNFISVGKNKNTIFLLAAICTWFIAFSGIEALFTLYGINFLKVQTSAATTSFLFISVSFLIFAIPAGIIGTKIGKKKTITIGLVGLIASFAVIVFLRNLTVIRALFLLCGLFWAFININSYPYVTDMAPKGQTGTYTGFYYFSSSVAAIISPPLLGAVIDLIGYKYMFVYGMVFFLISLLLFINIKSTGDNKLNENMEQNIT, encoded by the coding sequence ATGCATAAGATTAAATATAGTAAAACATTTTTGCTGGGATTCGGTTTTTTTGCCATAAGCATATTGTGGTCCGTTTATAATGCGTTCATGCCCAAGATACTCAGCAATTTCATAAGCAGTGCGACAATTATAGGCTTTATAATGACGATAGACAATTATTTTGCCATGTTTATACAGCCCTCCGTCGGAATTATGAGCGACAAGATAAATACAAGGTATGGCAAAAGGATGCCATTTATAATGGTAGGTATGCCCATTTCAATTATACTCGTAATACTGCTTGCCAATTACAGCAGCTTTATAATGCTCATAACCTGCCTTGTACTTATGAATCTTTCGATGAGTATATACCGCTCACCTGTAATCGCTCTGATGCCCGATATAACATATAAGGAAAACAGAAGCAAGGCAAACAGCATAATCAATTTTATGGGAGGCATCGGCGCTGTTATAGCATATTATGCTGGTTCGAAGCTCTGGAATATAAACCAGAAATATCCTTTTTATCTTGCAGCATTATTGATGCTCATATCTTTTATAGTCCTGTTAAAATATATAAACGAAAAAAGAGATGTAATCGAGTATGAAAAAAATGAAAACAGAGGCAGTTTTATACGGAACTTCATCTCCGTCGGAAAAAATAAAAATACTATTTTCCTGCTTGCAGCCATCTGCACATGGTTTATAGCCTTTTCAGGCATCGAAGCTCTTTTTACCCTTTATGGCATAAACTTCCTTAAAGTGCAAACAAGCGCTGCCACGACATCATTTTTATTTATATCGGTTTCATTTTTGATATTTGCTATACCTGCCGGCATTATCGGAACAAAAATAGGCAAAAAAAAGACTATAACGATTGGGCTTGTGGGACTAATAGCAAGCTTTGCAGTAATAGTATTCTTGAGAAATCTGACGGTTATAAGGGCGCTGTTCCTGTTATGCGGACTCTTCTGGGCATTCATAAACATAAACTCATATCCGTATGTGACTGATATGGCTCCGAAAGGGCAGACCGGAACATACACGGGCTTTTATTATTTCTCATCATCTGTTGCTGCCATAATATCTCCCCCCCTGCTTGGAGCTGTCATCGATTTAATCGGATATAAATATATGTTCGTATATGGCATGGTATTTTTCTTAATATCGCTTTTGCTCTTCATCAATATAAAAAGTACCGGAGATAATAAACTGAATGAAAATATGGAACAAAATATAACATAG
- a CDS encoding D-2-hydroxyacid dehydrogenase: protein MKIVVLDGYTLNPGDLSWKGLEKLGDLTVYDRTNVEKDGKDILFKRAGDAEIVFVNKTPLTRADLKKMPKLKYIGVLATGYNIVDVEAAKELGIVVTNIPTYGTTAVAQMTFALLLEMCHHVWMHSEAVKNGDWTNSEDFCFWNYPLIELAGKTMGIIGFGRIGQAVGRIAQAFGMKVIANDMHIRKELESDTLKYANLDELFTNSDVISLHAPLFESTKGIINKNTISKMKDGVMIINTSRGPLIVDEDLAEALKSKKVAGAALDVMSKEPPKMDNPLLHAPNCIITPHIAWAPKESRIRLMNIAVDNLQKFLSGTPVNVVNR, encoded by the coding sequence ATGAAGATAGTAGTTCTTGACGGGTATACTTTAAACCCCGGAGACCTTTCATGGAAAGGGCTTGAAAAGCTTGGGGACTTGACCGTATATGACCGTACAAATGTGGAGAAAGATGGCAAGGATATATTATTTAAAAGGGCCGGGGATGCTGAAATAGTGTTTGTCAACAAAACACCTTTAACAAGGGCCGACTTAAAGAAAATGCCTAAATTGAAATATATAGGAGTACTTGCAACAGGATATAATATCGTGGATGTTGAAGCGGCAAAGGAACTGGGGATTGTTGTTACAAACATACCCACATATGGAACAACGGCGGTTGCACAGATGACATTTGCTCTGCTCCTCGAAATGTGCCATCATGTATGGATGCACAGCGAAGCTGTAAAGAATGGTGATTGGACAAACAGCGAGGACTTCTGCTTCTGGAATTATCCGCTAATAGAGCTTGCAGGAAAGACTATGGGTATTATTGGCTTCGGAAGAATCGGCCAAGCTGTAGGAAGGATTGCACAGGCTTTTGGGATGAAAGTTATTGCAAATGACATGCATATAAGAAAAGAGCTGGAATCCGATACACTGAAGTATGCCAATCTCGATGAGCTTTTTACAAATTCGGACGTTATAAGCCTTCATGCACCGCTTTTTGAAAGCACAAAGGGTATAATAAACAAAAATACTATTTCGAAGATGAAAGATGGAGTAATGATAATCAATACATCGAGGGGTCCTCTTATAGTTGATGAAGATCTTGCGGAGGCTTTAAAGAGCAAAAAGGTTGCAGGAGCTGCTTTGGATGTTATGTCAAAGGAACCTCCAAAAATGGATAATCCTCTGCTGCATGCGCCAAACTGCATTATAACACCGCATATTGCATGGGCCCCCAAGGAATCAAGAATTCGTTTGATGAATATCGCTGTGGATAATCTGCAAAAGTTTTTATCAGGAACTCCTGTGAATGTTGTAAATAGATAA
- a CDS encoding Gfo/Idh/MocA family oxidoreductase encodes MTLNLGILGYGGMGTWHRNNACHVEGVNVAAAYDIDPDRVDAAKKSGLHGYNTLESFLKADEINTVLVSTPNYVHKELAIAAANAGKNVIVEKPAALSVAEFDEMVAAAKENHVVFTAHQNRRWDKDYYTARKVFRDNMLGDVFTIESRLHGSGGLIHGWRAKKEYGGGMVYDWGVHFLDQILYMVPNKVKTVYAKLYSVINPEVDDYFKIILTFDNGMSAQIELGTFCLKSLPRWFMCGNRGTMVIDNFECEGSITRVKKLAEKVAPVIVQTKAGPTRTFAPQPPETKETIALPKVDVKWEDFYRNVSNVIDGKEELIVKPSEVRRVLSLMEVVFKSHRLGKSIYTDI; translated from the coding sequence ATGACTTTGAACTTGGGTATCTTAGGATACGGCGGAATGGGTACATGGCACAGAAACAACGCCTGCCATGTTGAGGGCGTTAATGTAGCTGCAGCTTATGATATCGATCCTGATAGAGTGGATGCGGCGAAAAAATCCGGCCTTCATGGATATAATACTCTCGAGAGCTTTTTAAAAGCTGACGAGATAAACACTGTTTTGGTTTCAACGCCAAACTATGTGCATAAAGAGCTTGCTATAGCGGCAGCAAACGCCGGCAAGAACGTAATTGTTGAAAAGCCTGCGGCGCTATCGGTTGCTGAATTTGACGAGATGGTAGCCGCTGCAAAGGAAAATCATGTTGTTTTTACAGCCCATCAGAATAGAAGATGGGATAAAGATTATTATACTGCAAGGAAAGTATTCAGGGATAACATGCTCGGGGATGTATTTACGATCGAGTCCAGGCTTCACGGCTCAGGCGGCCTGATTCACGGATGGCGTGCTAAAAAGGAATACGGCGGTGGAATGGTCTACGATTGGGGCGTTCATTTCTTGGACCAGATATTATACATGGTGCCTAACAAAGTTAAAACAGTATATGCAAAATTATACAGCGTAATAAATCCGGAAGTGGATGACTATTTCAAGATAATACTCACATTTGATAACGGGATGTCGGCGCAGATAGAGCTTGGCACATTCTGTCTGAAGAGTCTGCCAAGGTGGTTTATGTGCGGCAATCGCGGCACGATGGTTATCGATAACTTCGAGTGCGAAGGCAGCATTACAAGAGTAAAGAAACTGGCTGAAAAAGTAGCTCCCGTTATAGTTCAGACTAAAGCGGGCCCCACACGCACATTTGCTCCTCAGCCTCCTGAGACAAAAGAAACCATCGCTCTTCCCAAAGTGGATGTGAAATGGGAGGACTTTTACAGGAATGTTTCAAATGTAATTGATGGAAAAGAAGAGCTGATTGTAAAACCATCGGAAGTGAGAAGGGTGCTTTCGCTTATGGAAGTTGTATTTAAATCACACAGGCTCGGCAAGTCCATTTATACGGATATATAA
- a CDS encoding SpoIID/LytB domain-containing protein has protein sequence MITFLLLLLVLFVLYKENVIFVKYADQAVLIAKTEESQTYNYKFLMDKKVVNLKSKDKSINIRDRVVNFKYRNDTIVELLSAVKPVNEKVMSRHKDKIELEFSGDIGYSNNLNVYKISGGNFSNASTSSIIVGSGNISVYKDKRNNARTIIIEGTMQVDHIRVGLKSDNFQSFMHGKLSFISDDGVKVEDKKAKKVFIADADSRIDISPEGNGIAVSDGTNNIVFKNRVYVSSVNGNRIKVLSYKRSYGYPDYKGVFEVTRTGGKLQLINEVDIEDYLHRVIPSEMPSSFGLEALKAQAVAARTYAISDLLSGRYADMGFHVDDSTLSQVYNNNRGSSITDKAVDDTKGIVMTYDGNLVDAKYYSTSHGYSASADEIWSSNGKFPGTKVPYLAVQSFLLSNQKYDLSKEADALKFFKDWSLKSYDLNSPYFRWKVNFTKDELKNTIEKNLPLIYEDQKDYILTLSGNEFKSIPIPEKPLGDLMDITVSKRGGGGNIMELIIKGSRGTYKVLKELNVRYVIRPRKSDTGSGRDIAIKRIKSGDLINNSLLPSAFMVFDIIKDSEGSISNINIYGGGFGHGVGMSQYGAGYLSSKGYTFDKILKTYYHGVTIQHMQ, from the coding sequence ATGATAACCTTTCTTCTTTTGCTCTTGGTATTATTTGTTTTATATAAAGAAAACGTGATATTTGTTAAGTATGCAGATCAGGCTGTGCTCATAGCCAAGACGGAAGAGAGCCAAACGTATAACTACAAGTTTCTCATGGATAAAAAGGTTGTAAATCTAAAATCAAAGGACAAGTCTATAAACATAAGGGACAGGGTAGTGAATTTTAAGTACAGAAACGATACTATTGTTGAACTCCTATCTGCTGTCAAACCCGTAAATGAGAAGGTAATGTCAAGACACAAGGATAAAATTGAGCTGGAATTTTCAGGAGATATCGGCTACTCAAATAATTTAAATGTATATAAAATATCAGGAGGTAATTTTTCAAATGCATCCACTTCATCGATCATCGTCGGTTCAGGCAATATAAGCGTATATAAAGATAAAAGAAATAATGCAAGAACAATAATAATCGAAGGTACTATGCAGGTGGACCACATTAGGGTCGGCCTCAAAAGTGATAATTTTCAATCCTTTATGCATGGTAAGCTGTCATTCATTTCAGACGATGGGGTCAAAGTAGAAGATAAAAAGGCAAAAAAAGTCTTTATTGCGGATGCCGATTCGAGAATAGACATTTCGCCTGAGGGAAACGGTATCGCTGTTTCCGATGGGACAAATAATATTGTATTTAAAAACAGAGTATATGTTTCATCAGTGAATGGTAATAGAATAAAAGTCCTGTCATATAAAAGAAGCTATGGATATCCGGACTATAAAGGTGTATTTGAAGTAACCCGGACAGGAGGTAAGCTGCAGCTTATCAACGAAGTGGATATCGAAGACTATCTGCATAGAGTCATACCAAGCGAAATGCCTTCCTCATTCGGGCTTGAGGCCCTCAAGGCACAGGCTGTAGCAGCAAGGACATATGCGATTTCAGACCTTTTAAGCGGAAGATATGCAGATATGGGTTTTCATGTGGATGACAGCACATTGAGCCAGGTTTACAATAATAACAGGGGCTCCAGCATTACAGATAAAGCAGTCGATGATACAAAGGGGATTGTTATGACATACGATGGGAATCTGGTGGATGCAAAATATTATTCCACTTCCCACGGCTACAGTGCCAGTGCAGATGAGATCTGGTCATCCAACGGGAAATTTCCAGGTACCAAAGTGCCATATCTTGCAGTCCAGAGTTTTTTGCTTAGCAATCAAAAATATGATCTTTCAAAAGAAGCCGACGCTCTTAAATTTTTTAAGGACTGGTCCTTAAAAAGTTATGATTTGAATTCACCATATTTCAGGTGGAAAGTAAATTTCACAAAGGACGAACTCAAGAATACAATAGAAAAAAATCTGCCTTTAATATATGAAGACCAAAAGGATTATATACTTACACTATCCGGCAATGAATTCAAAAGCATACCTATACCTGAAAAACCCCTTGGGGATTTGATGGATATCACTGTCTCAAAGCGCGGAGGAGGCGGCAATATAATGGAACTTATTATAAAGGGGAGCAGGGGGACTTACAAAGTTTTAAAAGAGCTTAATGTAAGATATGTAATACGCCCGAGAAAATCCGATACGGGTTCCGGCAGAGATATAGCAATAAAAAGGATAAAATCCGGTGATTTGATCAATAACTCCCTCCTTCCTTCAGCCTTTATGGTTTTTGATATTATAAAAGATTCAGAAGGGTCGATAAGCAATATAAACATTTATGGAGGAGGGTTCGGACACGGTGTCGGAATGAGCCAGTACGGGGCAGGATACCTTTCATCCAAAGGATATACATTTGATAAGATATTAAAAACATACTATCATGGTGTTACGATTCAACATATGCAATAA
- a CDS encoding Hsp20/alpha crystallin family protein: MSSAKSSKSVDLSYIKRIVSEVMGEELWNGFYDVVTTERPRIDMYDDGSTITLIAEAPGILNPQDVLISVTGNRLNIRGISKDKYQRNRPGKTLKSECLYGAFNRFIDLPCSVDENNIKAVYENGMLEIVIQKTSGTDDKTIEIEFKK; the protein is encoded by the coding sequence ATGAGCTCAGCAAAAAGCAGCAAAAGCGTCGATCTAAGTTATATAAAAAGAATCGTTTCAGAGGTTATGGGCGAAGAGCTCTGGAATGGGTTCTACGATGTAGTAACGACGGAACGTCCAAGGATCGATATGTATGACGATGGCTCCACCATAACCTTGATTGCCGAAGCGCCGGGTATTTTAAATCCCCAGGATGTATTGATTTCGGTTACCGGGAACAGACTGAATATCAGAGGAATATCAAAGGACAAATACCAGCGTAACAGGCCTGGCAAAACCTTAAAAAGCGAATGTCTGTATGGAGCATTCAACAGATTTATTGATCTGCCATGCAGTGTCGATGAAAATAACATAAAAGCTGTTTATGAAAATGGCATGCTGGAAATCGTAATACAGAAAACCAGCGGAACCGATGACAAAACAATCGAAATCGAATTTAAAAAGTAA
- a CDS encoding AraC family transcriptional regulator, which produces MEGRFEKDIFKDSFKFRLFINNGSCGVQPHWHKEIEIIYITQGGVNVGISRKIFHLNKGDILLIGSADAHYFLPAKNDDQRVVIQFDLSIFDDVFGNTDEIKSIKSVFAKTQKISSQWNNNVKVAFERYINELIGENARKERGYMLAIKARLIDIAVLLLRYVPQDNYEPEEVDSHKKSIKRLENVFEYISNNYANPITLYEISKVAGFSIYHFSRFFKNNTDITFHKYLNSFRITKAEWFLMNSDDSITQIAYKTGFLSIKTFNKVFKDMKGCSPTQYRKEQNIRSS; this is translated from the coding sequence GTGGAAGGGCGGTTTGAAAAGGATATTTTCAAGGACAGCTTTAAATTCAGGCTGTTTATAAATAACGGAAGCTGCGGCGTTCAGCCTCACTGGCATAAAGAAATTGAAATAATCTATATAACGCAGGGCGGTGTCAATGTAGGAATAAGCAGAAAAATATTTCATCTTAACAAGGGAGATATACTTTTAATCGGCAGTGCAGATGCCCATTATTTTCTACCTGCAAAAAATGACGATCAGAGAGTTGTGATACAGTTTGATTTATCGATATTCGATGATGTATTCGGGAATACCGACGAGATAAAAAGCATAAAATCGGTCTTTGCCAAAACGCAAAAAATTAGCAGCCAGTGGAATAATAATGTAAAAGTTGCTTTTGAAAGGTATATAAATGAACTTATCGGTGAAAATGCCAGGAAAGAGAGGGGATATATGCTTGCGATAAAAGCAAGGCTGATAGATATTGCCGTTTTGCTGCTAAGGTATGTCCCGCAGGATAATTATGAACCGGAAGAGGTGGACAGCCATAAGAAAAGCATCAAAAGGCTCGAAAATGTTTTTGAGTACATATCGAATAATTATGCAAACCCGATTACTCTCTATGAGATATCAAAAGTTGCCGGGTTTAGCATATATCACTTCTCAAGATTTTTCAAAAACAATACTGATATAACATTCCACAAATATCTGAACAGTTTCAGGATAACAAAAGCCGAATGGTTTCTCATGAACAGTGACGACAGCATTACCCAGATAGCATATAAGACAGGTTTTTTAAGCATCAAAACATTCAACAAGGTTTTTAAAGATATGAAAGGGTGTTCGCCGACTCAATATAGAAAAGAGCAAAATATTAGAAGTAGTTAG
- a CDS encoding Gfo/Idh/MocA family oxidoreductase: MGNERVLKIGIIGCGGIANGKHMPSLSKLPYVKMVAFCDLIEERAVEAAKKYGTSDAKVYTDYKELLKDPNIEVVHVCTPNRSHSMITVDALEAGKHVMCEKPMAKDVKGAEAMVEAAKRTGKKLTIGYQNRFRADSQYLYNVCRRGDLGEIYFAKAHAIRRRAVPTWGVFLNEYEQGGGPLIDIGTHALDLTLWMMNNYEVKSVMGNVYYKFKGRTSEANAWGPWDVNKYTVEDSAFGFITMKNGATIILESSWALNTLEVGEARTSLCGTLGGADMQNGLRINGEDMGKLYVKTPALDASGVDFYDGSREDPSLKEARLWTQSILNDTEPVTKPEQAFVVSKILEAIYTSGKTGKPVYFD; encoded by the coding sequence ATGGGAAATGAAAGAGTTCTAAAAATCGGAATCATCGGTTGTGGCGGTATCGCAAACGGAAAGCACATGCCTTCGCTTTCGAAGCTTCCATATGTAAAGATGGTGGCATTTTGCGATCTTATAGAGGAGAGGGCCGTTGAAGCCGCAAAAAAGTACGGCACAAGTGATGCCAAAGTATATACCGATTATAAAGAACTTCTAAAAGATCCGAATATCGAGGTTGTCCATGTTTGTACGCCGAATAGGTCACATTCTATGATAACTGTGGATGCTTTAGAGGCCGGAAAGCATGTTATGTGTGAAAAACCAATGGCAAAGGATGTAAAAGGTGCCGAAGCGATGGTTGAGGCAGCCAAACGTACCGGTAAAAAACTGACAATAGGATATCAGAACCGTTTCAGGGCAGATTCCCAGTATTTATATAATGTATGCAGGCGTGGAGACCTTGGAGAAATATATTTTGCCAAAGCCCATGCTATAAGGAGACGCGCGGTACCTACATGGGGAGTTTTCCTGAATGAATATGAGCAAGGCGGAGGGCCACTTATAGATATAGGAACTCATGCGCTTGACTTGACACTATGGATGATGAACAACTATGAAGTAAAGAGCGTAATGGGAAATGTTTATTATAAATTCAAAGGCAGAACAAGCGAGGCAAATGCATGGGGCCCTTGGGATGTAAATAAATATACTGTTGAAGATTCGGCATTTGGATTTATCACGATGAAGAATGGAGCTACCATTATACTTGAATCCAGTTGGGCTCTTAATACCCTTGAAGTCGGAGAAGCCAGGACGTCTTTGTGCGGAACTCTTGGCGGAGCCGATATGCAAAACGGACTTCGCATCAATGGAGAAGATATGGGCAAGCTATATGTGAAAACCCCGGCATTGGATGCTAGCGGAGTCGATTTTTATGATGGTTCACGTGAAGATCCGAGTCTTAAAGAAGCAAGACTATGGACACAATCTATTTTGAACGACACTGAACCTGTTACAAAACCGGAACAGGCATTTGTAGTAAGCAAGATACTTGAAGCTATTTATACATCAGGCAAGACAGGGAAACCTGTATATTTTGATTAA
- a CDS encoding glycerophosphodiester phosphodiesterase, which produces MVINYAHRGSSGYYPENTMLSFEKAVEDGCDGIETDVQMTKDGVLVLIHDEKVDRTTNGTGHVGDYTYDELLKLDAGSWKSEKFSGCRIPAFEDLLEFAKEKNIKINYEIKTGIVMYEGIEEKIINTIYKYGMENNVILSSFNHYSMVECKKISREIKTGLLYADGLYKPEIYCRYVGADAIHPVLYAMREEVIGGVKAAGILINVYTVNDEKYMKYFIKLGVDGIITNYPDRLRKILVNKNA; this is translated from the coding sequence ATGGTTATAAATTATGCCCACAGGGGATCAAGCGGGTATTATCCGGAAAATACGATGCTTTCTTTCGAAAAAGCCGTAGAAGACGGATGCGATGGCATTGAAACAGATGTTCAGATGACAAAAGACGGCGTTCTCGTGCTCATACATGATGAAAAAGTGGACAGAACTACAAACGGAACCGGCCATGTAGGCGATTATACTTATGATGAGCTTTTGAAACTGGATGCAGGTTCTTGGAAATCAGAAAAATTTTCCGGATGCAGGATTCCCGCATTCGAGGATCTTCTGGAATTTGCAAAAGAAAAAAATATCAAAATAAATTACGAGATAAAGACAGGAATCGTCATGTATGAAGGGATCGAAGAGAAGATAATAAATACCATATACAAATATGGTATGGAAAACAATGTGATACTGTCAAGCTTCAACCATTATTCAATGGTGGAATGCAAAAAAATATCCAGGGAAATAAAAACCGGACTTCTTTATGCCGATGGGCTTTACAAGCCTGAAATATACTGCAGATATGTTGGCGCTGATGCCATACATCCGGTACTGTACGCCATGAGGGAAGAAGTAATAGGAGGGGTTAAGGCGGCAGGAATACTGATAAATGTTTATACCGTAAATGATGAGAAATATATGAAATATTTTATAAAGCTCGGTGTCGACGGCATTATAACAAATTATCCCGACAGGCTGAGAAAAATACTGGTGAATAAAAATGCATAA
- a CDS encoding sugar phosphate isomerase/epimerase has protein sequence MYLGFLTVCLGNMPLKEKAKWASENGFKSLEVACWPKLNNRDYSSSDLDVDGLTPEKAEEIKEYFKEYGLKISSLAYYDNNLSSDPEKRKFINNHTKKCIDAAKLLGVDMVGTFIGRNEKKNLKENFDEFEKVFGDLVSYGESKNVKIIIENCPMEGWQVEGLPGTISFTPELFDEMFRRIPSKYFGLNYDPSHLVWQFIDYIDVIPKYIDRIFHVHAKDTEIFEDNFKKYGVFNKQLRTTPGTGYWRYRMPGLGQINWGKFVKTLKENGYDGVISTEHEDPVYEGSVDKVKEGLILGRKHLEQFI, from the coding sequence ATGTATTTGGGTTTTTTAACAGTATGTTTGGGGAATATGCCTCTTAAGGAGAAAGCAAAATGGGCATCTGAAAACGGCTTTAAATCCCTTGAAGTTGCATGTTGGCCAAAATTGAACAACAGGGATTATTCCAGCAGCGATCTGGATGTCGATGGCCTTACGCCTGAAAAGGCTGAAGAAATAAAGGAATATTTTAAAGAGTATGGACTTAAGATTTCATCTCTTGCTTATTATGATAACAATTTAAGCAGTGATCCTGAGAAGAGGAAATTTATAAACAACCACACAAAAAAATGTATCGATGCTGCAAAACTTTTAGGTGTCGATATGGTAGGTACATTTATAGGCAGGAATGAAAAGAAAAACCTTAAAGAGAATTTTGATGAGTTTGAAAAAGTTTTCGGGGATCTTGTATCATATGGAGAAAGCAAGAATGTAAAGATCATAATTGAAAATTGCCCTATGGAAGGCTGGCAGGTCGAAGGTTTGCCTGGGACGATATCATTTACTCCAGAGCTTTTTGATGAAATGTTCAGGAGGATACCAAGCAAATATTTCGGACTGAACTACGATCCGTCACATCTTGTATGGCAGTTTATAGACTATATCGATGTTATTCCTAAATACATCGACAGGATATTCCATGTACATGCAAAGGACACTGAGATATTTGAAGATAATTTTAAGAAGTACGGAGTATTCAATAAACAGCTTAGAACAACTCCCGGAACTGGATACTGGAGATACCGCATGCCTGGCTTAGGGCAGATAAACTGGGGAAAATTTGTAAAAACACTAAAAGAGAATGGCTATGATGGAGTAATAAGCACAGAGCATGAGGATCCGGTGTATGAGGGAAGCGTAGATAAGGTTAAGGAAGGCTTAATACTCGGAAGGAAGCATCTTGAGCAGTTTATATAA